In Brachypodium distachyon strain Bd21 chromosome 2, Brachypodium_distachyon_v3.0, whole genome shotgun sequence, one genomic interval encodes:
- the LOC100839513 gene encoding inactive protein kinase SELMODRAFT_444075, with protein MMASSTKQQQLLLQRKGKAVAEKGAPAAAEKVVVAVRAATREISKTAIVWALTHVVQPGGNIILLVVIPSQSSGRKFWGFPLFAGDCASGHKTMLDQKSDISELCSQMMLKLHDVYDANKINVKIKVVSGSPSGIVAAESKRAQASWVVLDKELKHEEKRCVEELQCNIVVMKRSQPKVLRLNLVGSPDKESKGSCSLPPVLDSSVGKTATDAKEPRSSVRGPAVTPNSSPDLETPFGSTEAGTSSVSSSDPGTSPFCASETNGSLKSASETNDSLKKEAQAKKDKIQHSDVNISDTDSETLSPSAAFSLEPWMVDILQGSASRSLGKPPRKTRTPTADTLLDKISKLDLLNEISSMRSRSDLNFRGNVRDAVSLARSAPPGPPPLCSICQHKAPVFGKPPRWFSYAELELATGGFSQANFLAEGGFGSVHRGVLPDGQAIAVKQHKLASSQGDVEFCSEVEVLSCAQHRNVVMLIGFCVEERRRLLVYEYICNGSLDSHLYGRNNKETLEWAARQKIAVGAARGLRYLHEECRVGCIIHRDMRPNNILVTHDFEPLVGDFGLARWQPDGDMGVDTRVIGTFGYLAPEYAQSGQITEKADVYSFGVVLVELVTGRKAVDITRPKGQQFLTEWARHLLEEHAIDELIDPRLGDRYSENEVRCMLHAANLCIRRDPHSRPRMSHVLRLLEGDMVVDSVSVSAPSSDSGSRSWRMANDQQRYQDYSSPARQDSQRVVERKQSYDALRAAWDRDKKSISNRY; from the exons ATGATGGCGAGCTCTaccaagcagcagcagctgctgctgcagaggAAGGGGAAAGCCGTGGCCGAGAAGGGCGCACCGGCTGCTGCGGAGAAGGTGGTCGTGGCGGTGCGTGCGGCCACGAGGGAGATCTCGAAGACGGCCATCGTCTGGGCCTTGACGCACGTTGTGCAGCCCGGCGGCAACATCATACTCCTCGTTGTCATCCCATCGCAAAGCTCAG GCAGGAAGTTCTGGGGCTTTCCACTATTTGCGGGGGATTGCGCAAGTGGCCATAAGACCATGTTGGATCAGAAGTCAGATATCTCAGAGTTGTGTTCTCAAATGATGCTTAAACTTCATGATGTTTATGACGCAAACAAG ATAAATGTGAAGATTAAGGTTGTTTCTGGGTCCCCTTCTGGTATTGTAGCTGCTGAGTCTAAGCGAGCACAAGCAAGCTGGGTTGTGCTAGATAA GGAATTGAAGCATGAAGAGAAACGTTGTGTTGAAGAGTTACAGTGCAACATTGTTGTCATGAAGCGTTCTCAACCTAAAGTTCTCCGGCTGAATCTTGTGGGATCTCCCGATAAAGAGTCCAAAGGATCCTGTTCACTTCCACCAGTGTTGGATAGTTCTGTTGGTAAAACAGCAACTGACGCAAAAGAGCCGCGGAGTTCAGTTCGAGGACCAGCTGTAACACCAAATAGCAGCCCAGACTTGGAGACGCCATTTGGAAGTACTGAAGCCGGAACTTCCTCTGTCTCAAGTTCAGATCCCGGGACATCTCCATTTTGTGCTTCTGAAACAAATGGCTCTCTGAAGAGTGCTTCTGAAACAAATGACTCTCTGAAGAAAGAGGCACAAGCAAAAAAGGATAAGATCCAGCATTCTGATGTCAATATTTCTGATACTGACAGTGAAACATTGAGTCCCTCAGCAGCCTTTTCACTTGAGCCATGGATGGTCGACATTCTACAGGGATCTGCCTCAAGATCACTCGGAAAACCTCCACGAAAAACTCGCACCCCAACAGCAGATACTTTGCTTGATAAGATCTCCAAGCTGGACCTCTTGAATGAAATTAGTTCTATGAGAAGCAGATCAGATTTAAACTTCCGAGGAAATGTTAGGGATGCTGTCTCATTAGCAAGGAGTGCACCTCCTGGACCACCTCCATTGTGTTCAATATGTCAGCACAAGGCACCTGTTTTTGGAAAACCTCCTCGGTGGTTTAGTTATGCTGAACTCGAACTTGCAACCGGTGGTTTCTCCCAGGCAAATTTCTTGGCTGAGGGTGGATTCGGATCTGTTCACCGAGGTGTCCTTCCTGATGGACAGGCAATTGCTGTCAAGCAGCATAAGCTTGCTAGCTCCCAGGGTGATGTTGAATTCTGCTCAGAGGTGGAAGTTCTTAGTTGTGCACAACACCGGAATGTTGTGATGCTGATTGGTTTCTGTGTTGAGGAAAGGAGGCGGTTATTAGTTTACGAGTACATTTGCAACGGATCCTTGGATTCACATCTTTATG GTCGTAATAATAAAGAAACATTGGAATGGGCTGCTAGACAGAAGATTGCTGTTGGTGCTGCTCGAGGTTTGCGGTACCTACATGAGGAATGTAGAGTTGGCTGTATAATCCATCGCGACATGAGACCAAACAACATACTCGTCACACATGATTTTGAACCTCTG GTTGGAGATTTCGGTCTGGCGCGATGGCAACCTGATGGAGACATGGGCGTCGATACAAGAGTCATCGGCACATTTGG TTATCTGGCACCAGAATATGCTCAGAGTGGACAAATAACAGAGAAGGCTGATGTCTACAGTTTTGGGGTTGTGTTAGTAGAACTTGTCACTGGACGCAAGGCTGTTGATATTACCCGGCCAAAGGGCCAGCAATTTCTGACTGAATGG GCACGCCATCTCTTGGAGGAGCATGCAATTGATGAGCTTATAGACCCACGCTTGGGGGACCGGTACAGCGAAAATGAGGTCCGTTGCATGCTGCATGCAGCAAACCTGTGCATACGACGTGATCCTCATTCAAGGCCTCGCATGTCTCAT GTTCTTCGCCTACTAGAGGGTGACATGGTTGTCGATTCTGTCTCTGTTTCGGCCCCAAGTAGTGATTCTGGGAGCAGGAGCTGGCGAATGGCAAACGATCAACAGCGTTATCAGGATTACAGCAGCCCAGCTCGGCAAGATTCGCAGCGCGTGGTTGAAAGAAAACAATCTTATGACGCTTTGAGGGCTGCCTGGGACCGAGACAAGAAGAGCATTTCTAACAGATACTAA
- the LOC104582802 gene encoding cytochrome P450 89A2, translated as MMELATAWPWTSLLLLATLLFFLHNRTRQGGGRTKKTNKGLPPGPPGLLFLARFLALRRSIFHLGPLLRDLHARHGPVISVRLFNRTLIFVADRGVAHRVLVQGGAAFADRPPLAEPGRLFTSGARDISTSPYGAYWRLVRRNLAAEALHPSRVALFAPARRRARDALLGDLSTSSRNDADGVVTVRRAFRRAMFELLLQMSLGATLSPAAIEEVQELQLSILRSITSFPIFSFFPRITKRLFRARWEGYVAVRRRQDEIFLPLIHARRERRDLADGGPPCYADSLLALRVAEEGGRALTDSEVVSLCSEFLNAGTDTTVTALEWIMAELVSHPDKQAKVYEEVKAKPEELSDGDLEAMPYLKAVVLEGLRLHPPGHFLLPHGVQGHGAEIGGHAVPKGAEVNFLVADFGRDEEAWSAAREFRPERFIEGGEGHGVDVTGSREIRMMPFGAGRRMCPGYTLGIHHVEYLIGSLVRELEWLPAEEVDLAEELDFTTVMKHPLRARVIPRT; from the coding sequence ATGATGGAGCTCGCCACCGCCTGGCCATGGACATCGCTCCTCCTGCTCGCCaccctcctcttctttctccaCAACCGTACCCGTCAAGGAGGCGGCaggacgaagaagacgaaCAAGGGGCTTCCTCCGGGCCCGCCGGGGCTGCTCTTCCTGGCCAGGTTCCTGGCCCTCCGGCGGTCCATCTTCCACCTGGGCCCGCTCCTCCGCGACCTGCACGCGCGCCACGGGCCAGTCATCTCCGTCCGCCTCTTCAACCGCACGCTCATCTTCGTCGCCGACAGAGGGGTGGCCCACCGCGTGCTGGTCCAGGGCGGCGCGGCCTTCGCGGAccgcccgccgctcgccgagCCCGGCCGCCTCTTCACCTCGGGCGCCCGCGACATCAGCACCTCACCCTACGGTGCCTACTGGCGCCTCGTCCGCCGCAacctcgccgccgaggcccTGCACCCGTCCCGCGTCGCGCTCTTCGCGCCCGCCAGGCGCCGCGCGCGCGACGCGCTCCTCGGCGACCTCAGCACGAGTAGCAGAAACGATGCCGACGGGGTTGTCACCGTGAGGCGGGCGTTCCGGCGCGCGATGTTCGAGCTCCTCCTGCAAATGAGCCTCGGCGCCACGCTTTCACCGGCGGCAATCGAGGAGGTCCAGGAGCTGCAGCTGAGCATCCTCCGCTCCATCACCAGCTTCCCgatcttctccttcttcccgAGGATCACCAAGAGGCTCTTCCGGGCGCGGTGGGAGGGGTACGTGGCCGTGCGCCGGAGGCAGGACGAGATCTTCCTCCCGCTGATCCACGCCAGGCGAGAGCGGCGAGACCTTGCCGACGGCGGCCCGCCGTGCTACGCCGACTCCCTCCTCGCGCTGCGCGTGGCCGAGGAAGGCGGCCGGGCGCTGACGGACTCCGAGGTGGTCAGCCTCTGCTCCGAGTTCCTGAACGCCGGGACGGACACCACGGTGACCGCGCTGGAGTGGATCATGGCGGAGCTGGTGAGCCACCCGGACAAGCAGGCCAAGGTGTACGAGGAGGTGAAGGCCAAGCCGGAGGAGCTCAGTGACGGCGACCTGGAGGCCATGCCGTACCTGAAGGCCGTGGTGCTGGAAGGGCTGCGGCTGCACCCGCCGGgccacttcctcctcccgcaCGGGGTGCAGGGCCACGGCGCCGAGATCGGCGGCCACGCCGTGCCCAAGGGCGCGGAGGTCAACTTCCTGGTGGCCGACTTCGGGCGCGACGAGGAGGcgtggtcggcggcgcgggagtTCCGGCCGGAACGGTTCATTGAGGGCGGCGAGGGGCACGGCGTGGACGTGACGGGGAGCAGGGAGATCAGGATGATGCCCTTCGGCGCCGGCCGTAGGATGTGCCCCGGGTACACGCTGGGCATCCACCACGTCGAGTACTTGATCGGCAGCCTGGTGAGGGAGCTCGAGTGgctgccggcggaggaggtggacttGGCCGAGGAGCTGGATTTCACCACCGTCATGAAGCATCCTCTCCGCGCTCGCGTCATCCCAAGGACTTGA